One region of Miscanthus floridulus cultivar M001 chromosome 19, ASM1932011v1, whole genome shotgun sequence genomic DNA includes:
- the LOC136528670 gene encoding pentatricopeptide repeat-containing protein At5g48730, chloroplastic-like, whose product MAVGPVTAPSSMAVRSARRNRAIVPTVSAAREPARAWTAAGAEGRARRGKEAEVEDEEEAERRRKEEVNRKIASRKALSVILRREATKAVLDKRKPGKGTRRLLPGTVLEALHDRVAALRWDSALKVFELMRDQVWYRPYIGIYIKLITMLGKCKQPEKAHELFQAMIDEGCAPNLESYTALVSAYSRSGRFREAFDLFDRMKDTPGCQPDAQTYSILIKPCLHAYDFEKVKSLLTDMARTGIRPNTVTYNTLIDAYGKAGRFAEMESTLLKMLLQNCKPDVWTMNSTLRAFGSSGQIETMGSCYEKFQASGIVPNIKTYNILLDSYGKAKMYEKMGAVMEYMQKYYYSWTIVTYNVVTDAFGRAGDLEQMEYIFRLMKSERIKPNCVTLCSVIRAYGRAGEVKKIKTVLRIVENSDITLDIVFFNCLVDAYGRVGCLAEMWDVLDLMNEHRCKSDKVTCTTMIKWFLIKGINDHRVQYLRDLKDGRATDDT is encoded by the exons ATGGCAGTTGGGCCTGTGACCGCGCCCTCCTCCATGGCGGTCCGCTCCGCGCGCCGTAACCGGGCGATCGTACCGACAGTCTCCGCGGCCCGCGAGCCGGCGCGCGCGTGGACAGCGGCCGGCGCGGAGGGGAGGGCGCGGAGAGGGAaggaggcggaggtggaggacgaggaggaagcgGAGAGGCGGCGGAAGGAGGAGGTGAACCGGAAGATCGCGTCCCGGAAGGCGCTGTCCGTCATCCTCCGGCGCGAGGCCACCAAAGCGGTCCTCGACAAGCGCAAGCCCGGCAAGGGCACGCGCCGCCTCCTCCCCGGCACCGTCCTTGAGGCCCTGCACGACCGCGTCGCCGCCCTCCGATGGGACTCCGCCCTCAAG GTGTTCGAGCTAATGCGGGACCAGGTGTGGTACAGGCCTTACATCGGCATCTACATCAAACTTATAACCATGCTCGGCAAGTGCAAGCAGCCGGAGAAGGCGCATGAGCTCTTCCAGGCGATGATCGATGAGGGTTGCGCGCCCAACCTCGAGTCCTACACCGCCCTAGTCTCCGCGTATAGCAGGAGCGGCCGATTCCGTGAGGCATTCGACCTATTTGATCGGATGAAGGACACCCCGGGTTGCCAGCCTGATGCGCAGACGTACTCGATTCTCATCAAGCCATGCTTACACGCTTATGATTTTGAGAAGGTGAAGAGTTTGCTGACTGATATGGCACGGACGGGCATCCGGCCTAACACTGTCACCTATAATACATTGATCGATGCCTATGGGAAAGCAGGAAG gtttgctGAGATGGAATCAACTCTTCTGAAGATGTTGTTACAAAATTGCAAGCCTGATGTGTGGACAATGAATTCTACTCTCAGAGCCTTTGGCAGTAGTGGTCAGATTGAGACAATGGGAAGCTGCTATGAGAAGTTCCAGGCCTCTGGTATTGTCCCAAACATTAAGACCTACAATATCTTACTCGATTCCTATGGTAAAGCCAAAATGTATGAGAAGATGGGAGCTGTGATGGAGTACATGCAGAAGTATTACTATTCTTGGACAATAGTTACTTACAATGTAGTGACTGATGCATTTGGAAGGGCCGGAGACCTTGAGCAGATGGAATACATATTTAGGCTAATGAAATCTGAGCGTATAAAGCCCAATTGTGTTACACTCTGTTCAGTGATTAGAGCATATGGAAGAGCTGGGGAAGTTAAGAAAATAAAGACAGTGTTGAGAATTGTTGAGAATTCTGACATAACATTGGATATTGTGTTCTTCAACTGTTTGGTGGATGCATATGGGAGGGTGGGGTGCTTGGCAGAGATGTGGGATGTTCTTGATTTGATGAACGAGCACAGATGCAAATCAGACAAGGTAACATGCACTACCATGATCAAATGGTTTCTCATCAAAGGAATCAACGATCATCGTGTTCAGTATCTACGTGATCTTAAAGATGGGCGTGCAACAGATGATAcatag